A genomic stretch from Candidatus Paceibacterota bacterium includes:
- a CDS encoding DUF3761 domain-containing protein: MINDFFSKTKYFLGLVLFLAIISSGSNVPQSSDYSVKDQAFSNDQNQLKPDSPSQASTQVIPEKISQPASETQVESQPQVQSQVQTKPENKLSNDNYYTNVDGNTVHSPAYSTEPNTIPAGASAICRDGTYSFSQSRRGTCSHHGGVVEWL, translated from the coding sequence GTGATAAATGACTTTTTTTCAAAAACTAAGTATTTTTTAGGCCTGGTTTTGTTTTTGGCGATAATCTCAAGCGGAAGCAATGTTCCTCAGAGTTCGGATTATTCCGTCAAAGATCAGGCTTTTTCTAATGATCAGAATCAGTTAAAGCCTGATAGTCCAAGCCAAGCTTCAACCCAAGTAATTCCCGAGAAGATAAGCCAGCCCGCGAGTGAAACTCAAGTTGAATCTCAGCCTCAAGTACAGTCACAAGTCCAAACCAAGCCCGAAAACAAACTATCGAATGATAACTATTATACGAATGTCGATGGAAACACGGTCCATTCTCCCGCGTACTCAACTGAACCAAATACGATTCCCGCAGGCGCTTCGGCCATATGTCGCGATGGAACATATAGTTTCAGCCAGAGTCGCCGCGGAACCTGCTCACATCATGGGGGAGTAGTGGAATGGCTATAA